A genomic window from Cucumis melo cultivar AY chromosome 8, USDA_Cmelo_AY_1.0, whole genome shotgun sequence includes:
- the LOC103502451 gene encoding uncharacterized protein LOC103502451 isoform X1, whose translation MDDDLWDWPYDQGFSFFDADESSYNLESGWQADFYFGNGKDVIEENAMNEKYCVQVLKILIRKADADIDDLEENLLLLHCDLAWTESRNQLEACCNALREKIDVLDHSMKSWRQSDKINTNDQSSLHRQQAEKLYEILKPFLGDDCEQDDGQDQHATVNNRSPDTEMELISPLCETSSIPGSKVKREETGVKSILLAVDAMPNGSVRKHKENDSIHDIEVKPKIVTGGVRLNSFVTEENSCLKPDNLKPVSKVKIEEAKEHLINNSFKSRRLKSASNVVGERNLLKGQKQGKSVAEKANPDVPRQRDGLSGNKRSFDPNIEEKLIDFLLRTKRNKSDAGPALPQSIGSGASSCLSSNTKGMVDNYLKVSETPKPGSFDSSNVLVMLLTKLQGQQGNVIVRTRTKETDKLLPEDSKNVNVSREKSHLNMDHKQKAFTEWRGESKLHTSISKEKKTEMQDGAFDVEKNLGPLSQSKGTSKLLVGEEFIDLSLVDTSSDQIKPSGGTGDDNQMVKSRATIDDQIAKILALLPSSALELQKLTLVDLRIIAKELNLTKYHKLRKTVLLDLLVGRLKSC comes from the exons ATGGACGATGATCTGTGGGATTGGCCATATGATCAAG GTTTCTCCTTTTTTGATGCCGATGAAAGCAGTTACAATCTGGAATCTGGATGGCAGGCTGATTTTTACTTTGGTAATGGGAAAG ATGTTATAGAAGAAAATGCTATGAATGAAAAGTATTGTGTTCAAGTACTGAAGATTTTAATACGGAAAGCAGATGCTGACATCGATGATCTTGAAGAAAATCTGTTGTTGCTTCATTGTGACCTTGCATGGACAGAAAGTAGAAACCAATTAGAAGCATGCTGTAATGCTTTGAGAGAGAAGATTGACGTTCTTGATCATTCAATGAAGAGCTGGAGACAAAGTGATAAGATTAATACAAATGATCAGTCATCATTACATAGACAACAGGCAGAGAAATTGTACGAGATTTTGAAGCCTTTTCTTGGAGACGATTGTGAACAAGATGATGGGCAG GATCAGCATGCAACCGTGAACAACCGAAGTCCTGATACTGAGATGGAGTTGATCAGTCCATTGTGTGAAACCTCAAGCATTCCGGGGTCGAAAGTCAAAAGAGAAGAAACAGGAGTCAAGAGCATTTTGTTGGCGGTGGATGCAATGCCCAATGGTTCAGTTCGAAAGCACAAGGAAAATGATAGCATTCACGATATAGAAGTTAAG CCAAAAATTGTCACTGGTGGAGTTCGCTTAAATTCGTTTGTGACTGAAGAAAATAGTTGCTTGAAGCCAGACAATCTGAAACCTGTTTCAAAAGTAAAGATTGAGGAAGCTAAGGAACACCTTATAAATAACTCATTCAAGAGCAGAAGGTTGAAGTCAGCTTCAAATGTAGTTGGCGAACGCAACCTTCTAAAAGGACAGAAG CAAGGGAAATCTGTTGCTGAAAAGGCCAACCCAGATGTCCCAAGACAAAGAGATGGACTCAGTGGAAATAAAAGATCTTTTGATCCCAATATAGAGGAAAAGCTAATTGATTTTTTGTTGAGGACAAAGAGAAACAAGAGTGATGCCGGGCCAGCTCTCCCTCAATCCATTGGAAGTGGTGCCTCCTCATGTTTATCTTCAAACACAAAAGGGATGGTGGACAACTATCTAAAAGTTTCCGAGACTCCAAAACCTGGTTCATTTGACTCTTCAAATGTTCTTGTAATGTTGCTTACAAAACTGCAAGGTCAGCAGGGAAATGTTATAGTCAGAACCCGGACCAAGGAGACCGACAAGTTATTGCCGGAAGATTCTAAAAATGTTAATGTTTCTCGTGAAAAGTCACATTTGAACATGGATCATAAGCAGAAAGCGTTTACTGAGTGGAGGGGAGAGAGCAAATTACACACTTCTATttcgaaagaaaaaaagactGAGATGCAGGACGGTGCTTTTGACGTTGAGAAGAACTTAGGTCCTTTGTCCCAAAGCAAAGGGACTTCAAAATTGCTGGTTGGTGAAGAGTTTATAGATTTATCTCTTGTTGATACTAGTTCAGATCAAATCAAACCCAGCGGCGGAACTGGGGATGACAACCAAATGGTGAAGTCACGTGCCACCATTGACGATCAAATAGCCAAAATTTTAGCACTTTTACCTTCCTCAGCTCTCGAATTGCAGAAACTGACTCTAGTAGATCTGAGGATTATTGCAAAGGAACTCAATTTGACCAAATATCATAAGCTTCGCAAAACGGTGCTGCTCGATCTGCTTGTTGGCCGGTTGAAAAGCTGTTAG
- the LOC103502451 gene encoding uncharacterized protein LOC103502451 isoform X2, translated as MNEKYCVQVLKILIRKADADIDDLEENLLLLHCDLAWTESRNQLEACCNALREKIDVLDHSMKSWRQSDKINTNDQSSLHRQQAEKLYEILKPFLGDDCEQDDGQDQHATVNNRSPDTEMELISPLCETSSIPGSKVKREETGVKSILLAVDAMPNGSVRKHKENDSIHDIEVKPKIVTGGVRLNSFVTEENSCLKPDNLKPVSKVKIEEAKEHLINNSFKSRRLKSASNVVGERNLLKGQKQGKSVAEKANPDVPRQRDGLSGNKRSFDPNIEEKLIDFLLRTKRNKSDAGPALPQSIGSGASSCLSSNTKGMVDNYLKVSETPKPGSFDSSNVLVMLLTKLQGQQGNVIVRTRTKETDKLLPEDSKNVNVSREKSHLNMDHKQKAFTEWRGESKLHTSISKEKKTEMQDGAFDVEKNLGPLSQSKGTSKLLVGEEFIDLSLVDTSSDQIKPSGGTGDDNQMVKSRATIDDQIAKILALLPSSALELQKLTLVDLRIIAKELNLTKYHKLRKTVLLDLLVGRLKSC; from the exons ATGAATGAAAAGTATTGTGTTCAAGTACTGAAGATTTTAATACGGAAAGCAGATGCTGACATCGATGATCTTGAAGAAAATCTGTTGTTGCTTCATTGTGACCTTGCATGGACAGAAAGTAGAAACCAATTAGAAGCATGCTGTAATGCTTTGAGAGAGAAGATTGACGTTCTTGATCATTCAATGAAGAGCTGGAGACAAAGTGATAAGATTAATACAAATGATCAGTCATCATTACATAGACAACAGGCAGAGAAATTGTACGAGATTTTGAAGCCTTTTCTTGGAGACGATTGTGAACAAGATGATGGGCAG GATCAGCATGCAACCGTGAACAACCGAAGTCCTGATACTGAGATGGAGTTGATCAGTCCATTGTGTGAAACCTCAAGCATTCCGGGGTCGAAAGTCAAAAGAGAAGAAACAGGAGTCAAGAGCATTTTGTTGGCGGTGGATGCAATGCCCAATGGTTCAGTTCGAAAGCACAAGGAAAATGATAGCATTCACGATATAGAAGTTAAG CCAAAAATTGTCACTGGTGGAGTTCGCTTAAATTCGTTTGTGACTGAAGAAAATAGTTGCTTGAAGCCAGACAATCTGAAACCTGTTTCAAAAGTAAAGATTGAGGAAGCTAAGGAACACCTTATAAATAACTCATTCAAGAGCAGAAGGTTGAAGTCAGCTTCAAATGTAGTTGGCGAACGCAACCTTCTAAAAGGACAGAAG CAAGGGAAATCTGTTGCTGAAAAGGCCAACCCAGATGTCCCAAGACAAAGAGATGGACTCAGTGGAAATAAAAGATCTTTTGATCCCAATATAGAGGAAAAGCTAATTGATTTTTTGTTGAGGACAAAGAGAAACAAGAGTGATGCCGGGCCAGCTCTCCCTCAATCCATTGGAAGTGGTGCCTCCTCATGTTTATCTTCAAACACAAAAGGGATGGTGGACAACTATCTAAAAGTTTCCGAGACTCCAAAACCTGGTTCATTTGACTCTTCAAATGTTCTTGTAATGTTGCTTACAAAACTGCAAGGTCAGCAGGGAAATGTTATAGTCAGAACCCGGACCAAGGAGACCGACAAGTTATTGCCGGAAGATTCTAAAAATGTTAATGTTTCTCGTGAAAAGTCACATTTGAACATGGATCATAAGCAGAAAGCGTTTACTGAGTGGAGGGGAGAGAGCAAATTACACACTTCTATttcgaaagaaaaaaagactGAGATGCAGGACGGTGCTTTTGACGTTGAGAAGAACTTAGGTCCTTTGTCCCAAAGCAAAGGGACTTCAAAATTGCTGGTTGGTGAAGAGTTTATAGATTTATCTCTTGTTGATACTAGTTCAGATCAAATCAAACCCAGCGGCGGAACTGGGGATGACAACCAAATGGTGAAGTCACGTGCCACCATTGACGATCAAATAGCCAAAATTTTAGCACTTTTACCTTCCTCAGCTCTCGAATTGCAGAAACTGACTCTAGTAGATCTGAGGATTATTGCAAAGGAACTCAATTTGACCAAATATCATAAGCTTCGCAAAACGGTGCTGCTCGATCTGCTTGTTGGCCGGTTGAAAAGCTGTTAG